The genomic DNA CAGGATGGGTATGCGCTCGTACCATCTTGACAACAGGAGGTTCCTTAAAACAGATTTTAGCTTCATAGACTTTACTGTGTGTCTTCCAGCGCCTCTTTGACGAGGTGCTTGTATTTTTCCTTTATGGAATACATGTTATGGTCGCCGGTGACATCAACGCTCAAAATACCGGTCTTGGACCCCATCAGGCCGACCATGGCCGGCGTGCCTTTGTTCTTAACGTCAAAGTTCTGTTCCCTGAGCTTTTCATCGATGTCCCTGGTCTCGTACGGTCCGCCCACCAGGAACATAGAAAGAACTGCCCGTCTGCGCCCGTCCTTATCCCTGCTTAAGTATTCTTTGATACGGCCCAGTACCATTTCGTCTTCAGAGCTATTCAGAGTCACCACTTCCAAAAAGTAAATAATGATCGGTATATACGGTTATGCTTAAATTATTTTTATCATTCATAAAGGTATTCTCTCCACGACCAGTCCATTCTCGAACGGATACCGCTCAACGATCGATCTTTCTATCCCGCCGCCCAGATCTTCCGCGATATCCTCTAATATCCACCAGGCGATCTCGATCCTGCCGGTGTCTTCATTATACTCGTACATGCCGGATGGAACTTCAACTTCCATTATTAATTTCAGCGCTGCAGCGATATTTCCGGTTATTTCTCCGTATATTATAGTTCCGTCATCGCTGATTTCATCAAACGGCCTTGCAACATTACGCGCTATCCGTTTTAGCCTTTCACGAAGCTGGATGGCGTCTTTAAAGCGAGAGGAACAATACCTAGTATTTGCTATGGTATTTAAAACTATCTCGTATCCTGTCTGTTCACTGCCCCTGACGGCATTAGATATATCATCCCTTAGCTCATATCCCCTTGCCCTCATCGCATCGCAGTTAGTGTCCGAAAATTCCAGCTCATTAAGGTTAAGGAACCCGCCAACATCCTTTACTGCTTTTTCGATCTCGGGAACGCTCTTTATGGCAGGTATCTCGATACCTGCGTCCATTCCGGCCTCTTTTGCGGCCTTTAAAGATGCATAATATCTCGTGTTCCGGAAGTCATCCCATTCATCTTCAGGTGGATGGAAACGGATCTCATCCAGCCCCGCATTTTTAAGCTTCTCCAGAACATCTATGTCCGGAGCCGTGCTCGTATAAAGATGAATATGATGCTGCTTGCCGAAAGCGTTTTTTAAGAGGCGGATATAATGAATAGTCCTGTCAAGCCTGATAAGAGGCTCGCCGCCAGTTATCCCGGTCCCCAGCGCATCCATCTGCCTGGCCTCGGCGATAACATCGGCGTCAGATCTCACAACCTTTTCGTTGGCATAAACTACATCTTTACCTTTTCTTTCCTCGGAGAGCGGACAATAAAAACAATCCCTGCTGCATATTCCGGTAATAAAAAGTACCATTTTTGCGCCCTGATGGCATAAACGGCAGCCTTCGCATAGTTTTGTATGGGCTGAGCCGGTGCCGTCCTCTTCCAGCTTGTTTATCATCTTAAGACCTGACGTTTGGACTTAATTGTTACCTTATGTTAAATATATTTTTATGTAGAAGACCTAAAAAAATTAAGTAAAAGAACAAAAAAGATATTGCAGGCTTTTTAGATCTTAGCCCGCTCAAACTTTTCACTGGCCTTTAATGGCTTCGTAGCATCTATACCCATTTTTGAAGTCACGTTATCTTCCGATACGGGATCCAGCGAACTTCCCCGGACATTGGATATTATCATAACGTCCCTGTCGGCTTTTACCCTTGTGGCCAGGGCGTATTCCACATCCATCGGGTCGAAGATGTTAATGTCGGAATCAACGACCACGACGTGCTTTAAGCTCGTATGCGCCGCGAATGCTGCCATGATGGCGTTCTTTCCATCCCCTTCGGTCTGCTTCTCTATCTGGACTATAGCATGAAGGTAGCAGCAGCCCCCTTCTGTGAGTACCACGTTCCTGACCTTGGTCACGCCACCGACCGCCTTATATATTAACGGCTCGTACGGGACACCCATTAAAAGCTTATGCTCGCTGCCGCCCGGGAGTATTCCGTGATATATCGGGTCCTTTCTGGTATACATGTTTGTCAGATTAATTATCGGCTCCGGCCGGATATGGTCGTATGAGCCGGTAATGTCTACGAACGGCCCTTCTTTAACCTTCTCTACCGGATCGATGCTGCCCTCCAGAACTATCTCTCCGTGCGGCACTTCAACGCCGTTATCAAGGGTGACCAGCTCGACGGGCTCTCCCTTCAGGGAGGACGCATATTCCCACTCCTTTCCTTCCGGGACTCTTGTGGACGCCGCGAACACGGTAACAGGGTCGACGCCTATGACAATACCCACCTGAAGAGGCTCGTTATGCTTTGCCGCCTCCCTGTGCATCACATATGTGTGCCTGGGCGGTACCAGCCTGGCTGCCAGAGTGGTATCGTTAACGACCATGAGCCGGTGAATCGAAGCGTTGACATTATCCTTATACTTCGATACGACTATGCCCGCCGTGATATAGGCCCCGCCGTCCTTTTTAAAATGCTTCATTATGGGCAGTTTTGACAGGTTTGCCTTTGACCTGACCTCGAACATCGGCGAATTATCGACATGTTTTACCTCGCCATCAAAAGAAGTTCCTGAGAGCTTATTGATGATATTTTCCGGGGTTACGCCCAGGGCTTTAGCAAATGACTCCCTGGAGTTCATAACGTTCATTGCAGCCCTGCGGCCCATACAGTCCTGGAACAGTATCGGGCGCTTATCCTGAAAAGCCATTTTCGGCGCCTCAAAAATGGGCGACACGGGCTTCGTGATCTCCAGGAGTTCGCCATCTTTCTTTAATTTTTCGATGAATTCTCTAAAACCCAACGTAATACCTCCTCAAGGAAGTGAGATGATCATGATTATCATCAGCCGGTGAATCAATACCCGCTATACTTGAAATATTTTTTTATCAAAGCGCATATGGCCAAAAAATAATAGTCCGTGAGCACTTTAAGACATTTATATAACGAATATGATAAATAGATAAACTTATCGGTGTTATTGAAATCAAAAGAAAAGGAAGCCAACGTCCGGACTCGAACCGGAATTACAACGCTCTGCAGGCGTTTGCGTAGCCACTCCGCCACGTTGGCATGTTAGTATGTTACATACCCCTTAAAGCATGTTTTGATATATAAGATTGTTGCTTAGAGAGGGGCATTTATATACATTTATTAGCCCACTGGATTATATTTTATTGCATGATTAAGGAATCACTACTATAAAATATCAATGAATAATATAATAATACTAATATATATAAATTTTTAATGGTTAACAAATAACTATCGTGACTTCCACCATATGAAAAATTATGTATTAGCAGATTACAATATAACTGGTTACCATGCAGGCCGGGGAATTATCAGGTAAAGAGATAAAGAGATATGACCGCCAGATCATCATGAGAGGATTCGGCGAAGAAGGGCAAAAAAAGCTTAAAAATACAAAAGTATTCGTGGCCGGATGCGGTGGCCTGGGCAGCCCCATAGCCGAATACATGGCCGTCGCAGGGTTCGGCAATATCGTCATAGCGGACATGGACACCGTGGATCTCTCAAACCTTAACAGGCAGATACTGCACTGGGAGAAAGATGTAGGGGTCTCTAAAGTCGTTAGCGGGCATGAGAAGCTCACACAGATGAACAGGGATATAAATATCGAGGCCTTTAACGGCAGGATCGATGAGAATAATGTCTACGACCTTACCCGGGACTGCGATATAATAATGGACGCCATGGATAATTTTGAGACAAGGTATCTCCTGAACAGGGCGTCCATAGAGCACGACATACCTTTGATATACGCCTCCGTATGGGGCATGGAAGGCAGGCTGACGACGATCATACCCGGCAGCACCCCCTGTATTGAATGTATTTTTCCGAAAGCCCCGCCGAACGAGATCTTTCCGATACTTGGCGCCACCGCGGGCGTGATAGGCGCACTGCAGGTGACAGAGGCGGTAAAGGTCATTCTCGGCATCGGTGAACCGCTGGCGGGAAGGCTGCTCGTGTATGACGGGGAATACATGGAATTCCATGAACTAAAGATCTGTAAGAACCCCGTCTGTCCCGTATGCGGTAAAAAGTAAATACTGGCCGGCCCATATCAGGCGTTTTTCTACAGATCTTTTTTACAGGCCTACTTTCCGGCACTCTTAAGCTCTTTGTATCTTACGTAGAGATAATATCGCCTGACAAGAATAGTGCCCAGTGATACCATTAGAAAGAACGAAATAAGGAGACCCGTGTCAAGCAGGTGAGAACCTTTCAGCAGGTCTTTCCCATACATCTTGACGATCAGGATACCCATCCAGACAGCGGTCCCGATCAGCGATCCTTTTACCAGGATATTGCCGTTGTCATCCGATCTCACCTTCATGAACTTTGAGATCGCATACCCTAAACCGCTTCCTATTGCAAGCCCGAACATTAGTATGATGATATTGAGCCATCCGCCCAGGATGTCGTTTAAGGAGACCATCAGCGTTAACGGGATCATGAATAAGGGCAGTAAAATAAATTTCTGTAATCTTAACTTTCGTTCTCTTAACTGTAACAATAAAACTATCCCTACTATCAGCAGGATAAAGGATGATGGCATCTGGTAGTCCTGTGCTCCGCCGGCAGTGATATTAGTGAATATCCCGGAATATTCGATAAGTAACATATTATATCATTTCACAATCCACTCATTTCTTTTTAGATGAGCTTTTTGGAGACGACCTTCTCTTTTTCGGTTCTCCCCATCTTTCAAAAATGTCGTTCTCGATGCCTATCTGGTCGAGTATTCTTCCCACGACGTTATCTATAAGATCGTCTATGGTCTTCGGCCTGTTATAAAATCCCGGACATGCCGGCATTATCGAGCCGCCCGCCTGTTTCACTTTTACCATGTTCTCAAGGTGGATAAGGTTCAGCGGCATCTCACGAGGCACCAGCACAAGCTTTCTGCCCTCCTTTAAGGCGACATCGGCAGTCCTGGCTATAAGCGTCTCCGCATACCCTGTGGCGATCGCGGATAAAGTTTTCATGGTGCACGGGACTATCACCACCGCGTCAAACTTGTACGAGCCGCTGGCTATGGGTGCCATAAAATCTTCTTCATCATAATGATAGGAAGCCATTTTTATCAGGTCTTCGACCTTAATGTCAGATTCGAACTCGATAAGCTCTTTAGCGTGCTTTGACATGACAAGATGGGTCTCGGCCTTTCCCTGTAAGACCTCCACAAGCCTGATGCCATACTGCACGCCGCTTGCGCCCGTCATTGCGATAACTATTCTTTTTTGCATAGCTTTTCCACCAGTTCTACGATAAGCTCTTCACAAATTCTGATCGCCGACGTTATCTCATCGGGCGTCATATTATCATAATGTATCCCGGCAACGACCACTACGTTCGATCTCAGGCTTTTTGAGAGCTTTTCAGCAGCATCCTTGGCAACACGGTCGTCCCTGTGCGATGGCACTGTTATCACTGAAGAGCTGGCAAGGCCGCCGGTGAAAGTTCCCACTGCGGCGGCGCCGATATGCGCATCGCCGCCCGTGATATACACAAGCGTGTCAGGGCCAAGCCTTACAGCGTTCAATATTATCGATACCCTTCCCCGAGACCCTTCCAGTACTATCCGGCCCATTTATGCGACCTCTAGCTTTGCCTGTTTTGCCACTTTTTCCACGTTGAAATAATCTCTGGCGATACCGGCCACTTTCTCGCGATGCTCAGGTAGCGTGTATACGCCCATACGCCAGTCACTGGCATAAGACTGCTCTATTATCCTGACGAGTTCGGATACGTTGTCCACGTATTTCAGCTGTTCGTTTTCCATCAGGACTTTCACGTTCTTCTCTTTGAACTCCGGCACCTTAGGTATGTCGACGAGCACATAGCCGCTGTCGATACCGGCAAGCCTGGCTATCTCGCTCTCGATCTCCTTATGCGCTTTGGCATATTTTACAATGCTTTTATCGACAAGGTCAAAGCCCACGTAGATGGCCCTCTTGAAAAGGTTCCTGTTATTAAGCCGGTCGATCATCTCGGAAGAGTACTTGTTGTAACCCCTCATCAGGACGTTCAGTTCGTAATCATCTATTAACTGCAGGTGCGTCGGGTCAAGATCGTTCTCCTGGATCGCCACGTCAAGGGCGTTCACGAACATCGCACCGGCTATTCGGCCGACATGATGGTTATAGACTGAAGGGTACATCAGGAACCTTGACATAAGGAGCGATTCCGCGGATTTTAGTCCCCTGTGGAAAAGCACGATATTATCGTCGTGGAACTTGAAGTTACGTAAAAGATGAGAATAATCGACCATCCCGTATGCGACGCCGGTGTAGTATGAGTCGCGTATAAGGTAATCCATCCGGTCTACATCCAGCGTTCCATTCACTATCTGCCCTATTTTCGTCTTTCCCATTATATGGCTGGAAATAGCTGAAGCCGATATGCCGTATTTATCAAGTATTGTGGAGATCTCCTCTTTTTCAAGAAGGAACTTTACGTCCATGTGTTTCCTTCTCGTATAAAACTCGATGATGTCCTCGGAATCATGTGAATACGGACCGTGGCCGATGTCGTGCAAAAGAGCCGCGATCTCGATCTCCATGCGCTCTTCCCGGGAAAGCTCTGCCGAGACCTTGCTCGCGAGATAATATGTGCCCAGCGAATGCTCGAACCTTGTATGATTCGCCCCGGGATAAACAAGGTTGGTCCAGCCCAGCTGCTTCACGTTCCTGAGCCTCTGCATAGTTCTTGTATCCAGCAGCTCTTCGATATAAGGGCTGATCTCTATATAACCGTGAATGGGGTCTCTTATGGGGCTCATAGATGTAAAATTGACACTGATACTATATTTTCTTTCTGTCAGATGAATTTTTTAAGGGAAAATACCTGTGATGGATAGACGCTCCTGGGACCGCTTATAATGAAGCTTATTATGCATGCGATGGCTGCGTATGGCCCTATATGCGGACCGAAAATCTCTATCGACATGATGCTCGATGCGATCGGGGATTTTGTCGCGCCGGAGAGCACGCTGACCAGCCCTATCGCCGCGAACGTGGCAATGTCAAGCCCGAATACCTCCGCAAAGAATACGCCTGCTGTCGACCCTATGAAAAATATTGGCGTCAGTATGCCGCCGCTGCCGCCAAAGCTCAATGTTATGCCGGTAAACACCATCTTAAGGAGGAAGGCATACCATTCGACAGTGTTTCCCTGTACTGTCGATTCGACGGTATCCATTCCAAGCCCGAGGTACATCGGGGAGAATATCAGTGCCAGCACCACAAGCGAGAAACCGCCCACCAGAGCCTTCACATGCTCGCTGGCATTTATTTTTCCTGACAGCTTTTTAAAATAGTTCATACACTCGATGAGAACGAGCGAGCAGATGCCGAAGAACACGCCTGAAACGATAACTTTCAACAGGAACATCTCGCTCAGGTCCGGCACAAAAGGAAGGGGGCTGTACAAATAAGTGATCCCTAGCAGCGTGGTAACATAGAAGCTTACCATGCCCGCGATAAAAGAAGGTAACAGTACCCCGTATAGCAGGTTCCCTACGAAAAGCACCTCGACGCCGAATATCGCGCCTGCTATCGGAGTCCCGAAAACGGATGAAAAACCTGCGCTTATGCCGCATATGACGAATTTTTTACGGTCCTCGTCGCTGAACTTGAAGATGTCCGCGAACAGTGAAGACAGTCCTGCGCCGATCTGAGCGCACGGCCCTTCCTTACCCGCAGACCCGCCGAAAGCTATCGTGAGGACTGTCGCGACCAGTTTCACGGGAATTACCATCGGGTTTATTTTCCCGGAGCGAAGGTGCACGGCCTCGATGACCTTATCGGTTCCGTGGCCTTCCGCCTCAGACGCCAGTTTTTTTATAAGCCATGAGCTCGAAAAAAAAGCCAGTGGCAATAGTAAGAAATAATAATTATATTGATGAGTGTACTGGGTGCTCCATCCCAGAGCTTTTAGGAATATAGTTGTCGATACGCCCACCATTATTCCGATGAACGCTGCATATAATATCCATTTTAATACTCCGATGAACAGATCAGTCTCTTGCTGTATTATGCTTTCCTCTTTAAACTCAAATGCCATTACGCAAGCGCCTCTATGCTATTGGTCCGGATTCGTATCACCTGTTCCTGAAGGAATGGGAATAAGGTATATTCATCATGTGTTATGTACTCTTCGTCTAAAACGGGGATCATTATAAAATTATAAAAGTTTTTTAGCTCCCGATCGGTTTACATGGATAGAATAAGAGTACTGCGCCGTGTCGGTAAGTCAGATGGTTTAACCGGCATTATCGAATAAGATTGCCCGATATCCGGGTACGGCATGCTGTACGCCGTATATAAGGCATTTTCATGTGGCCGGTACAAAAAGCTAGTGGGACATGCAGGATGGTGATTATTAAGTTTTAAGATGATTGACCGCATACAGAGTATCGGTATTATAATGTTTTCAGTTTTATCAGGCGGTACTGGTACTCCGAAATTACTCCGGGGTTTTGAGGATAGCGAGGATCTGAACGTTATTGTGAACACGGCCGAGGACATATGGGTCTCCGGCAATATGGTAAGCCCCGACGTTGACTCGGTCATATACACCCTGGCAGGCATCATAGATGACGGTAAATGGTGGGGAATAAAGGGAGACACGTTCCACACCCATGAGGCATTAAAAGCGATAGGCCATTATGAGGAGCTGATGATAGGGGACAGGGACAGGGCGACGCAGATACGCCGCGCCGAGCTGATAAGGAACGGCAATACCCTGACCGAGGCCACAATGGAGCTTTGCAGCTCCTATAAGATAAGATCGAGAGTCCTTCCGATGAGCGAATATGATATCACTTCGGTCATAAGCACCACTGAAGGCGATATGCACTTCCAGGACTTCTGGGTGACCTGCCGCGGAGAGCCGGAAGTGACAGAAGCCAGGCTCTTCGGAACCCTGAAACCTACGGACGAGGTGATGGAAGCGTTGAACGCCTCCGAGAATATTATCATAGGCCCGAGTAACCCTATAACGAGCATAGGCCCGATACTCGCGCTGGAAGGAGTGGCTGATGCCTTGAAGATAAAGTTCGTAGTCGCTGTAAGCCCGTTCATCGGGGATAAGCCTGTCAGCGGGCCTGCCGCGAAGCTCATGAAAGCTAAAGGCCTTGAGGCATCGACCAGAGGCGTCGCCGAGTTCTATAAGGATGTCGTCGACGTGTTCATAATGGATGAAAGGGATAACACCGACTTATCGATGTATGACTTCGAGGTTGACAGGTTCGACACCCTGATGACGGGCAAGGAAAAAAGCAAGGCTCTGGCAGATTTCGTCTTAAGCAAATGTGTGTGAAAGATCAGAGCGCTTTCGCACACATGTATTTTTTATTCATTTGATTTTAATAGGTCATTCATCATCGTTATTAGCTCTTTTACACGGGGATTGTCCTGGCCGCAGGCAGGGCACCTCACCTTATCGCAATCCCGGCTCTCGCCGCAGCTGCCGCATGTCGATCTTATTCCCTCCAGAGTGAATTCTTCTCCGCAAAATATACACTTCATTTTTTTACCCACATATTTCGTATATTTACGAACATAAAATGTTTTTGGCTGAATAACTTTCAGAGTACGATACTAATATTTTTATACCATCTCACGCCAGTCTATCACTATGCACAGATATGCCGTAGTAGTTTGTCCGCAATGCAGGAACCCCTTCATAATCGAGACGGGGCCGAAGACGATCTCATGCAGGAACTGTAATAAAAAGCATGAGACTTCGAAGCTGAGGGTATTCTTTACTACGGACGATCTTAAAGAAGCCCAGACAGCCAGGGGTGGCATAAACGCCAGTATGTCGGGAGATACGGCCGCATTCGATGAGATCAAGGCCAGTGGTGCGCTGTCCGGTGTTTCAGCCGGGAACATCCCGGAAGATATTCATGATGAGCGGTTTCTGGAAGATAAACGTAAAGTCGACGAAATTATGAAACTGGAAGCCAGAAAGACGAAAAAGGCCGGACAGCAGACAGTGCTTAAAGATACTTTCGAAGAGCTTTCGCTAAGAGGCGATGTGTCCGTCGAAGAGTACTGGAACAAGGTATCTTTTCATAATATATCCAGGGAAAAATTTGAAGAATGGGTAGAGAAGATGATACAGTCCGGAATGGCATTTTCGCCTAAATACGGATACCTGAGAAAATCATAAGCGCTCATAAAAAAGGCTATATAGACAACATGATCCATAGATGAAAATAATCGACAAGGATTTATATTGATAATGGTATCTTTACATTCTAGCTTTATCGTTTATCCAGCAAGCTCAGAACTCTGACAATCCTGTCATATCATCCTGTTATTATAGAGGTATATTATGGAAGTCGCACCTGTCATATTTTTAATAGGCCTTCTGGTATTCCTGGCGCACATTTTCGCTGCGCTATTCAGCAAGACAAAGATACCTGATGTGCTCCTATTAATGATAATAGGGTTATTCCTGGGCCCCATACTGGGCTTGATACCCCCGGAGGAATTCGGGGCATTCGGGCCGGTGTTCGCGACGGTTACGCTGATAGTGATACTGTTCCAGAGCGGTATCGACCTGCGGCTGGACGTATTGAGAAAGGCGTTACGTGGAGCTATGGCCTTAACGGTGTTGAACTTCCTTATCACGATGGCCATCGTAAGCGCCATCGGCGTAATGCTTCTGGAAATGAGCGTTTTTAGCGCGCTGCTCCTCGGTTCTATAGTGGGAGGCACTGCGGCGACTGTGATCATACCTCTTGTTTCGCAGCTTAAGATGCACGATAAAAGTAAGATCGTGCTCAGCCTGGAATCGGCCCTTGGCGACGTCATCTGTATAGTCGTGGCCATATCATTCATCGAGGCTCTTAAGTTTGGGGAGATAAACCCCGGCCTTATCATCGGAAAAATGCTGGCTTCTTTCATTC from Methanooceanicella nereidis includes the following:
- a CDS encoding DUF5817 domain-containing protein, with the translated sequence MHRYAVVVCPQCRNPFIIETGPKTISCRNCNKKHETSKLRVFFTTDDLKEAQTARGGINASMSGDTAAFDEIKASGALSGVSAGNIPEDIHDERFLEDKRKVDEIMKLEARKTKKAGQQTVLKDTFEELSLRGDVSVEEYWNKVSFHNISREKFEEWVEKMIQSGMAFSPKYGYLRKS
- a CDS encoding HesA/MoeB/ThiF family protein — its product is MQAGELSGKEIKRYDRQIIMRGFGEEGQKKLKNTKVFVAGCGGLGSPIAEYMAVAGFGNIVIADMDTVDLSNLNRQILHWEKDVGVSKVVSGHEKLTQMNRDINIEAFNGRIDENNVYDLTRDCDIIMDAMDNFETRYLLNRASIEHDIPLIYASVWGMEGRLTTIIPGSTPCIECIFPKAPPNEIFPILGATAGVIGALQVTEAVKVILGIGEPLAGRLLVYDGEYMEFHELKICKNPVCPVCGKK
- a CDS encoding chloride channel protein; the protein is MAFEFKEESIIQQETDLFIGVLKWILYAAFIGIMVGVSTTIFLKALGWSTQYTHQYNYYFLLLPLAFFSSSWLIKKLASEAEGHGTDKVIEAVHLRSGKINPMVIPVKLVATVLTIAFGGSAGKEGPCAQIGAGLSSLFADIFKFSDEDRKKFVICGISAGFSSVFGTPIAGAIFGVEVLFVGNLLYGVLLPSFIAGMVSFYVTTLLGITYLYSPLPFVPDLSEMFLLKVIVSGVFFGICSLVLIECMNYFKKLSGKINASEHVKALVGGFSLVVLALIFSPMYLGLGMDTVESTVQGNTVEWYAFLLKMVFTGITLSFGGSGGILTPIFFIGSTAGVFFAEVFGLDIATFAAIGLVSVLSGATKSPIASSIMSIEIFGPHIGPYAAIACIISFIISGPRSVYPSQVFSLKKFI
- a CDS encoding DUF2551 domain-containing protein codes for the protein MVTLNSSEDEMVLGRIKEYLSRDKDGRRRAVLSMFLVGGPYETRDIDEKLREQNFDVKNKGTPAMVGLMGSKTGILSVDVTGDHNMYSIKEKYKHLVKEALEDTQ
- a CDS encoding HD domain-containing protein, yielding MSPIRDPIHGYIEISPYIEELLDTRTMQRLRNVKQLGWTNLVYPGANHTRFEHSLGTYYLASKVSAELSREERMEIEIAALLHDIGHGPYSHDSEDIIEFYTRRKHMDVKFLLEKEEISTILDKYGISASAISSHIMGKTKIGQIVNGTLDVDRMDYLIRDSYYTGVAYGMVDYSHLLRNFKFHDDNIVLFHRGLKSAESLLMSRFLMYPSVYNHHVGRIAGAMFVNALDVAIQENDLDPTHLQLIDDYELNVLMRGYNKYSSEMIDRLNNRNLFKRAIYVGFDLVDKSIVKYAKAHKEIESEIARLAGIDSGYVLVDIPKVPEFKEKNVKVLMENEQLKYVDNVSELVRIIEQSYASDWRMGVYTLPEHREKVAGIARDYFNVEKVAKQAKLEVA
- a CDS encoding CcdC protein domain-containing protein, with the protein product MLLIEYSGIFTNITAGGAQDYQMPSSFILLIVGIVLLLQLRERKLRLQKFILLPLFMIPLTLMVSLNDILGGWLNIIILMFGLAIGSGLGYAISKFMKVRSDDNGNILVKGSLIGTAVWMGILIVKMYGKDLLKGSHLLDTGLLISFFLMVSLGTILVRRYYLYVRYKELKSAGK
- a CDS encoding radical SAM protein produces the protein MNKLEEDGTGSAHTKLCEGCRLCHQGAKMVLFITGICSRDCFYCPLSEERKGKDVVYANEKVVRSDADVIAEARQMDALGTGITGGEPLIRLDRTIHYIRLLKNAFGKQHHIHLYTSTAPDIDVLEKLKNAGLDEIRFHPPEDEWDDFRNTRYYASLKAAKEAGMDAGIEIPAIKSVPEIEKAVKDVGGFLNLNELEFSDTNCDAMRARGYELRDDISNAVRGSEQTGYEIVLNTIANTRYCSSRFKDAIQLRERLKRIARNVARPFDEISDDGTIIYGEITGNIAAALKLIMEVEVPSGMYEYNEDTGRIEIAWWILEDIAEDLGGGIERSIVERYPFENGLVVERIPL
- the cofD gene encoding 2-phospho-L-lactate transferase — translated: MFSVLSGGTGTPKLLRGFEDSEDLNVIVNTAEDIWVSGNMVSPDVDSVIYTLAGIIDDGKWWGIKGDTFHTHEALKAIGHYEELMIGDRDRATQIRRAELIRNGNTLTEATMELCSSYKIRSRVLPMSEYDITSVISTTEGDMHFQDFWVTCRGEPEVTEARLFGTLKPTDEVMEALNASENIIIGPSNPITSIGPILALEGVADALKIKFVVAVSPFIGDKPVSGPAAKLMKAKGLEASTRGVAEFYKDVVDVFIMDERDNTDLSMYDFEVDRFDTLMTGKEKSKALADFVLSKCV
- a CDS encoding UbiD family decarboxylase, with translation MGFREFIEKLKKDGELLEITKPVSPIFEAPKMAFQDKRPILFQDCMGRRAAMNVMNSRESFAKALGVTPENIINKLSGTSFDGEVKHVDNSPMFEVRSKANLSKLPIMKHFKKDGGAYITAGIVVSKYKDNVNASIHRLMVVNDTTLAARLVPPRHTYVMHREAAKHNEPLQVGIVIGVDPVTVFAASTRVPEGKEWEYASSLKGEPVELVTLDNGVEVPHGEIVLEGSIDPVEKVKEGPFVDITGSYDHIRPEPIINLTNMYTRKDPIYHGILPGGSEHKLLMGVPYEPLIYKAVGGVTKVRNVVLTEGGCCYLHAIVQIEKQTEGDGKNAIMAAFAAHTSLKHVVVVDSDINIFDPMDVEYALATRVKADRDVMIISNVRGSSLDPVSEDNVTSKMGIDATKPLKASEKFERAKI
- a CDS encoding UbiX family flavin prenyltransferase; translated protein: MQKRIVIAMTGASGVQYGIRLVEVLQGKAETHLVMSKHAKELIEFESDIKVEDLIKMASYHYDEEDFMAPIASGSYKFDAVVIVPCTMKTLSAIATGYAETLIARTADVALKEGRKLVLVPREMPLNLIHLENMVKVKQAGGSIMPACPGFYNRPKTIDDLIDNVVGRILDQIGIENDIFERWGEPKKRRSSPKSSSKKK